The window ATTCGTGGGCGCGGCGACCATCGGGCAAGTGCGCCTCTTCAACATGCACCCCACGGGGGCCATGCTGAAGCGGGAGCGGCTGGCGGCGCTGATGGGTGACGGCGGCATCCACGAATGCGGCTACGCCCAGAACTGCGTCGAGGTCTGCCCCAAGGACATCCCCCTGACCCGCGCCATCTCCGATGTGGGACGGCAGGTGATGATCCAGGCCGTCGGTGACCTGTTCCGCAAGTGACGGCGCTTGGCGGGCGTGAGCGAGATCTGCGGGAGCCCGCTGCCGTCTGAGCGAAGCGAAGGATCAACCCCGGCCACGGAGCCCTGCTCCGTAGCCGGGTGTTACTGCTTCCAAATCCCATAGTTAAAGGGAAACTTTAGGTTCTGGCCCAGATGGCCATCGGTTTCGGCCCGATACACCACCGGACAGTACCCTTTTGTTACCTCCGGCCCTCTATTTCCATGGACCAAAATCCCGCTGCCCTGGTGTACACTGCACCCCAAGTTGGGCATCAAAATCCAAGTGTTTGGTTTCACCGGCCTGTGACCCTACGGATGCGGCACATCACGATCGTGGTCCTCTTGCTCGGCTTGGCCGCGCCGGCCTTCCCGTTGAACGCCCGCCGCACCAAGTACCGCAGCTCGCACAAGAGCCGAGCGGTGCGATGGAACCCGCTGTTGCGCGGCTCGCACGAATCCATGCTGCGGCAGAACGAAGAGATCGACCGCCTGGATCTGCCCCGCATCATGGACGACGACCAGCTCAACGAACTCATCGCCCGCAAGGACCTGGTTCCCATCGAAGAAGGTTCCGCCCTGAAGATCGCCCCCAACATCGAGGCCAACAAGCGCTACTGCCGCCCCTGGACCCGGGATTTCCTGGACGACATCTCGCAAGCCTATTACGAGCAGTTCCGCCAGCCGATCCAGGTGAACTCTGCGGTGCGCACGGTGGAACAGCAGCACCAGCTGCGGCGCCATAACCGGAATGCCGCCGCCGAGGTCGGGGAGATCACCTCCTCCCACCTGGGCGGGCTGACCGTCGACCTGAACAAGCGCGGCCTCACCCGCAAGCAGCGCCAGTGGATCTCCCAGTACGTCTACCGGATCCAGCAGGCAGGGATGGTGGAGGCGGTCGAAGAGCGCCGCCAGCCCGTGTTCCACATCATGGTCTACGACGGTTATACTGCTTGGCGCGAAGCCAACCGGATGGCCGACCAGTCGGGGACGAAGTAGCTTTTCCTCTGAGCTTTTCTCCTTGTCCTGAGCGAAGCGAAGGACCACTGCCCTGAACGGGAATCCAGGTGGCTCCAATCTGCCAGCATGAAAATCGCTCAGCTCACCGTTCTGTCCGTCCTTCTCTCTCTCGCGGCTAACGCTCAACCACAGCCGAAGAAGCCTGCACCCAAAACCTTCGATCCCCTGGCGCTGCACCGCTCGGCCATCGTCATCGACACCCACGCCGACACCACGCAGCGCATGCTGGACGAGGGCTATGACCTGGCGACGCCGGACCCCACCATCAACGTCAATCTTGAGAAGGCCAAGGCGGGGAATCTGGGGGCGGAGTTCTTCTCCATCTGGGTGGAGCCCAAGTACAAGGGCCAGTACGCACATCGCGCGCTGGACCTGATCGACGCGGTGTACCAGCAGGCGGCCAAGCACCCCGACCAGATGGTGATGGCGTTCTCGGCCGACGACATCGTGAAGGCCCGCAGCGGGCCCAGGAAGCGGCTGGCGGCCCTGCTGGGGGTGGAAGGCGGGCATGCGATCGAGAACGACCTGGGCGTGCTGCGCAGCTTCTACCGTCTGGGCGTCCGCTACATGACCCTGACCTGGTCGAACACCAATGAGTGGGCGGATTCCTCGGGCGACCTCGACAACAAGGAGGTCGAGCACCACAAGGGCATCACCGATTTCGGCGTGGAAGTGATCCGCGAAATGAACCGGTTGGGCATGATTGTGGACATTTCGCACGTCTCCGACCGCACCTTCTACCGCACCCTGGTGGTGAGCCGGGCGCCGGTCATTGCGTCGCACTCGGCGGCGCGAGCGTTTTCCCACCACCCGCGCAACATGACCGACGACATGCTGCGCGCCCTGGCCCGTAATGATGGCGTTTGCATGGTCAATTTCTTCTCCGCCTTCGTGGACGACGATTTCCGCAAGCTGTTGGAGGCGCGCCGGCACGAATCCGACGAAGCTGTGGCCAAGGCGCAAGAAGAGTACCGGAAGGCGCACAACGGACAGACGCCGCCGTACACCGTTGAGGAGCACGTGACCCGCGAATACGCCAAGAGGCTGCCGCGCCCGCCGTTGAAATCGCTGATCGACAACATCGACCACATCGCGCAGGTCGCGGGCTGGCAGCACGTGGGCCTGGGGTCGGATTTCGACGGGGTCTCCGGCATGCTGCCGGAGGGAATCGATTCGGCGGCCGACCTGCCCAAGATCACGATCGAGCTGGCCAAGCGCGGCTATACGGCGGAGCAGATCCGCGGCATCCTGGGCGAGAACTTCCTGCGCGTCTTCCGCAAGGTGGAGGCGGTCAGCCGCGAACTACAGAAAGAGAAGCCGCTGGGCACCGAGCCGCTCGGCGCCGGTGAGAATCGGTAGTCTGGCGCGGCCTGCGGAGGCCGCAGGCATTTATAATGCCCGGTCGCACAGGAGCCCCCATGCGCACTACTCTGATCGCATTCCTGCTCTGCACCTCTGTTGCCTTCGCCCAAACCGCCGCCAAGAAGCCCGCGGCTGCTCCCGCTTCCAAGCCTGCTGCCGGCACCGCAGAATCCGCGGGGAACCCCAAGGCGGTCTTCGACACCACCGCCGGCAAGCTCACCTGCACGCTCTTCCCCAAACAGGCGCCCGAGACGGTGGCCAACTTCATCGGCTTGGCCAAGGGCACCAAGGACTGGAAGAACCCGGTCTCCCACGCCACCAAGCACGGCGTGCCGTTGTACGACGGCACCATCTTCCACCGGGTGATCCCCAACTTCATGATCCAGGGCGGCGATCCGGCGGGAAACGGGACCGGCGACCCCGGCTATTCCTTCAAGGACGAGTTCAGCCCCGACCTGAAGTTCGACCGGCCCGGCCGCCTGGCGATGGCCAACTCCGGCCCCAACACCAACGGCTCGCAGTTCTTCATCACCGAGGTGCCGACCCCGCACCTCAACGGCAAGCACACGATCTTCGGACAGTGCGATGCGGCCAGCGTGGCCCTGGTGAAGCAGATCGCGCGCAAGCCGCGTGATCCGCGCAACGATCAACCGTTCACACCGGTGAAGATCAACCACGTCACCATCGTGCAGCCGGGCGAGGCGGCGCCGGCTGCCACCCCGGCCAAGAAGCCGGCAGCCAAGCCGTCCGCAGCTAAACCATAACCGCACGGCCGACGACCGAAGACCAACGACCGACGACAGAAAGGAACCTTATGGCACGCCAGCCCGGTACTTACGCCATCCTCGACACCACCGAAGGCCAGATCGTCTGCCGGCTCTTCGAGAAGGAAGCGCCCAAGACGGTCAAGAACTTCACCGACCTCGCCGAAGGCAAGCGGGAATGGACTCACCCGGTCACCCGCAAGAAGTCTTCCGACCGCCTCTACGACGGCACTATCTTCCACCGTGTCATCCCCAACTTCATGATCCAGGGCGGTGACCCGGCGGGCACCGGCTTCGGCGGACCCGGCTACCAGTTCGAGGACGAGACCAAGGGCTCGCCCTATCGCTTCGACAAGAAGGGCAAGCTGGCCATGGCCAACGCCGGCCCCAATACCAACGGCAGCCAGTTCTTCATCACCGTGGCTCCCACCGACTGGCTCACCGGCAACCACACCATCTTCGGCGAGGTGATCGAAGGACAAGACATCGTCGACAAGATCGCCAACGTCGCGCGCGGCCGCAACGACAAGCCCAACACGGACGTGAAGATCAGCTCGCTGAAGATCGAACGGGCCTGAACTGTCTTTCAGCCGCCCTCAGCAACAGAAACCCGCCTTACAGGCGGGTTTCTCTTGGTACTTGGTACTGAGTACTTGCTACTGCTTTACACCGCGATCACGTGCACCAGCTCCTCGACGGCGCCGGCGCTCTTCTTGAGGGCGGCCTCCTCTTCGGCCGTCAGCTTGATCTCGATGACGTCCTCGATGCCGCGCT is drawn from Terriglobales bacterium and contains these coding sequences:
- a CDS encoding DUF5715 family protein, which gives rise to MRHITIVVLLLGLAAPAFPLNARRTKYRSSHKSRAVRWNPLLRGSHESMLRQNEEIDRLDLPRIMDDDQLNELIARKDLVPIEEGSALKIAPNIEANKRYCRPWTRDFLDDISQAYYEQFRQPIQVNSAVRTVEQQHQLRRHNRNAAAEVGEITSSHLGGLTVDLNKRGLTRKQRQWISQYVYRIQQAGMVEAVEERRQPVFHIMVYDGYTAWREANRMADQSGTK
- a CDS encoding peptidylprolyl isomerase, with protein sequence MARQPGTYAILDTTEGQIVCRLFEKEAPKTVKNFTDLAEGKREWTHPVTRKKSSDRLYDGTIFHRVIPNFMIQGGDPAGTGFGGPGYQFEDETKGSPYRFDKKGKLAMANAGPNTNGSQFFITVAPTDWLTGNHTIFGEVIEGQDIVDKIANVARGRNDKPNTDVKISSLKIERA
- a CDS encoding peptidylprolyl isomerase, with product MRTTLIAFLLCTSVAFAQTAAKKPAAAPASKPAAGTAESAGNPKAVFDTTAGKLTCTLFPKQAPETVANFIGLAKGTKDWKNPVSHATKHGVPLYDGTIFHRVIPNFMIQGGDPAGNGTGDPGYSFKDEFSPDLKFDRPGRLAMANSGPNTNGSQFFITEVPTPHLNGKHTIFGQCDAASVALVKQIARKPRDPRNDQPFTPVKINHVTIVQPGEAAPAATPAKKPAAKPSAAKP
- a CDS encoding dipeptidase; amino-acid sequence: MKIAQLTVLSVLLSLAANAQPQPKKPAPKTFDPLALHRSAIVIDTHADTTQRMLDEGYDLATPDPTINVNLEKAKAGNLGAEFFSIWVEPKYKGQYAHRALDLIDAVYQQAAKHPDQMVMAFSADDIVKARSGPRKRLAALLGVEGGHAIENDLGVLRSFYRLGVRYMTLTWSNTNEWADSSGDLDNKEVEHHKGITDFGVEVIREMNRLGMIVDISHVSDRTFYRTLVVSRAPVIASHSAARAFSHHPRNMTDDMLRALARNDGVCMVNFFSAFVDDDFRKLLEARRHESDEAVAKAQEEYRKAHNGQTPPYTVEEHVTREYAKRLPRPPLKSLIDNIDHIAQVAGWQHVGLGSDFDGVSGMLPEGIDSAADLPKITIELAKRGYTAEQIRGILGENFLRVFRKVEAVSRELQKEKPLGTEPLGAGENR